TCGGCGTTCTTCCTCGCCGACCTGAGCCGGAAGATCGAGCGGCCGCACGGCTTCGAGTTCATCAACGTGATGCGGCGCGACATCGAAGGGAAGGAATCGGTCGAGATCGACTTCGCGACCCCCCTGTCGCTCGCGGGGAAGGAGGTCGTCGTCCTGAAGGACGTGGTCAACACGGGCGTCATCGAGACGTACTTAATGAATCAACTGCGCGCGGACGATCCCTCGTCGATCCGGTTCGCCGCGATCGTCGACCGGCCGCACGAACGCCGCACGTCGATCCTCGTCGACTACGTCCTCTTCCCGTCGACGGATCACGACCACCTCGTCGGCTACGGGATGGAATACGCCGGCCAGTACGGCCATCTCCCCCACATCGCGGTCCTTTCCCCTTCCCCGACGGCCGAAATCGGGCAATAAAAGCGCGGAACGATCCGTTATGCTTGTCCAGCCGGGCGTCCGTGTGCGCCGCCGGCGCCGGAGCCCGGATCGACCATTTCCCGGCCGGCAAGGAGTGACCGCTTGAACTCGACCGTGAAGAATTTTCTCCTCTGGATGGTGATCCTGGTGGTCATCATCCTGGCGTGGAACGTGTTCCGCGGCGGCGCGCCCGGCACCCGGGAGATGACGTTCTCCGACTTCCTCGACGCGGTGCACACGGAGAAGGTCGACGAGGTCACGATTCGCGGACAGGAGATCCACGGCATCCTCAAGGGCGGGCCGGGAGCCAAGCCCGCGGAGTTCAAGACCTACGCCCCGAGCTATCCCGATCTCGTCAAGGAGCTCCGGGAGTCCAAGGTGAAGATCAAGGCCGACGAGCCGAAGGATTCGACGCTGACGGCGATGCTCCTCTCGTGGGCGCCTCTGATCGTGCTCATCGTCATCTGGGTCGTGATCATGCGG
The window above is part of the Thermoanaerobaculia bacterium genome. Proteins encoded here:
- a CDS encoding phosphoribosyltransferase family protein, translated to MVSAQPTLKLRHSEPEIAARVAEIALRIGRDYEDRPLVLLSLLKGSAFFLADLSRKIERPHGFEFINVMRRDIEGKESVEIDFATPLSLAGKEVVVLKDVVNTGVIETYLMNQLRADDPSSIRFAAIVDRPHERRTSILVDYVLFPSTDHDHLVGYGMEYAGQYGHLPHIAVLSPSPTAEIGQ